One window from the genome of Acidihalobacter ferrooxydans encodes:
- a CDS encoding IS110 family transposase codes for MKEDSANQTSAPIVTERYAAYVGLDVHKDTIAVAVALPGRDEPLYRGEIAHEPKKVSRWLDRLSAEFEGALLQFCYEAGPCGYGLYRRLVAAGHDCQVVAPSLIPKKAGERVKTDRRDALKLARLLRAGELTPVWVPDAEQEAMRDLTRARDDMKGQERKARQQLNGFLLRHGHHWPTGKTRWTATHFNWMASIRFEQPWLQVVLQEYIDAVKAASRRVADLTAQLMQALPNWSLAPVVDALVALRGIDTLAAIVLLAELGDISRFESPKQLMAYLGRVPSEHSSGGRRRQGAITLTGNAHARRMLVECAWSYRFPARQTMHLKRKAKAAPEQAKAIAWRAQKRLCGRYRTLTQAGKNVKRVCVAIARELAGFIWDIVRQEMPRLGAGNGMVAR; via the coding sequence ATGAAAGAGGATAGCGCAAACCAGACTTCGGCACCGATCGTGACGGAGCGATATGCCGCCTACGTCGGACTGGACGTTCACAAGGACACGATTGCGGTGGCGGTCGCCCTGCCAGGGCGCGATGAACCCCTGTACCGGGGAGAGATCGCCCATGAGCCGAAGAAGGTGAGCCGATGGCTGGATCGCCTGAGCGCCGAGTTCGAGGGCGCCTTGTTGCAGTTTTGCTATGAGGCCGGCCCGTGTGGTTACGGATTGTATCGGCGGCTGGTCGCGGCGGGGCATGACTGTCAGGTGGTGGCGCCTTCGCTGATTCCGAAGAAGGCGGGCGAGCGGGTCAAGACCGACCGGCGTGATGCGCTGAAGCTGGCGCGGCTGTTACGGGCTGGCGAACTGACGCCGGTGTGGGTGCCGGACGCCGAGCAGGAAGCGATGCGGGATCTGACGCGGGCGCGGGACGACATGAAGGGTCAGGAGCGCAAGGCACGCCAGCAGCTCAACGGATTTTTGTTGCGCCACGGGCATCACTGGCCCACGGGCAAGACACGCTGGACGGCGACCCACTTCAACTGGATGGCATCGATCCGCTTCGAACAACCCTGGCTGCAGGTGGTGCTGCAGGAGTACATCGACGCGGTCAAGGCCGCCTCTCGACGCGTGGCCGATCTTACCGCCCAATTGATGCAGGCCCTGCCGAACTGGTCATTGGCCCCGGTGGTGGATGCGCTGGTGGCCTTGCGCGGCATCGACACACTGGCCGCCATCGTGCTGTTGGCGGAGCTTGGCGATATCAGCCGCTTCGAGTCACCCAAACAGCTCATGGCCTACCTGGGGCGGGTGCCGAGTGAACACAGCAGCGGCGGCCGACGACGCCAGGGCGCGATCACCCTGACCGGCAATGCCCATGCGCGCCGCATGCTGGTGGAGTGTGCCTGGAGCTATCGGTTCCCGGCGCGTCAGACGATGCACCTCAAACGCAAGGCCAAAGCGGCCCCGGAACAGGCCAAGGCGATCGCCTGGCGGGCACAGAAAAGACTCTGTGGCCGCTACCGCACCCTGACCCAGGCGGGCAAGAACGTCAAACGGGTGTGTGTGGCGATCGCCCGTGAGCTGGCCGGCTTCATCTGGGACATCGTGCGCCAGGAGATGCCCCGCCTCGGGGCCGGGAACGGCATGGTGGCACGATGA
- a CDS encoding MotA/TolQ/ExbB proton channel family protein, translated as MFEIIKAGGWLMLPIILASILALAIVLERFWTLRRSTIIPPGLLDETLRQLKAGELDAKRLQAIEAGSPFGRILATGVRNRNRTHELMKERIEETGRQVMHELDRYLNTLGTIASVSPLLGLLGTVFGMIRVFTVITSVGVGNPHVLAGGIAEALITTAAGLCVAIPALIFHRYFRGLVTQLAVEMEDGAVRMVDGLRGMKNARSTPPASKGAKP; from the coding sequence GTGTTCGAGATTATAAAAGCTGGCGGCTGGCTGATGCTGCCGATCATTCTCGCCTCGATTCTGGCCCTGGCGATCGTGCTGGAGCGGTTCTGGACCTTGCGCCGTTCGACGATCATCCCGCCGGGGCTGCTGGATGAAACCCTGCGCCAGCTCAAAGCGGGCGAACTGGATGCCAAGCGCCTGCAGGCGATCGAGGCCGGCTCGCCGTTTGGCCGCATCCTCGCCACCGGCGTGCGCAACCGCAATCGCACGCACGAGCTGATGAAGGAGCGGATTGAGGAAACCGGCCGCCAGGTGATGCACGAACTGGACCGCTACCTCAACACCCTGGGCACCATCGCATCGGTGTCGCCACTGCTTGGTCTGCTTGGCACGGTATTCGGCATGATCCGTGTCTTCACGGTGATTACCTCGGTCGGCGTTGGCAATCCGCATGTCCTGGCTGGCGGCATTGCCGAGGCTTTGATTACCACGGCAGCGGGTTTGTGCGTTGCGATACCTGCGTTGATCTTTCATCGCTATTTCAGGGGGTTGGTGACTCAACTCGCCGTGGAAATGGAAGATGGTGCGGTGCGGATGGTCGATGGTCTGCGTGGCATGAAAAACGCCCGCAGCACCCCGCCGGCATCCAAGGGGGCCAAGCCGTGA
- a CDS encoding ExbD/TolR family protein yields MNFYRRERRGEDLGIDIAPLIDVVFLLLIFFMVTTTFDHVSELRIVLPKASVSDTTKVAHALTLSIDRRGHYYLGGRELVNTQTITLYRALRAAIAAKGEGDKTPLIVRADAKAPYQSVVTAMDVATQLGLSRMSIATNKTAPAP; encoded by the coding sequence GTGAATTTTTACCGACGGGAGCGCCGTGGCGAGGATCTCGGCATCGATATCGCGCCGCTCATCGATGTGGTGTTCCTGCTGCTCATTTTTTTCATGGTCACCACGACGTTCGATCATGTGTCCGAACTGCGCATCGTGTTGCCCAAGGCCTCGGTCAGCGATACGACCAAGGTTGCGCATGCCCTGACCTTGAGCATCGACCGTCGCGGCCATTATTACCTCGGTGGACGTGAACTCGTGAACACTCAGACGATAACGCTTTATCGGGCCTTGCGCGCGGCTATCGCCGCCAAGGGAGAAGGCGACAAGACGCCGCTGATCGTGCGCGCCGACGCGAAGGCACCCTACCAATCGGTCGTGACGGCCATGGATGTGGCCACACAACTGGGCCTGTCACGCATGTCGATTGCCACCAACAAGACCGCGCCAGCTCCCTGA
- the msbA gene encoding lipid A export permease/ATP-binding protein MsbA: MSAPASANGFGVYRRLLTESLRYWPYLLLAIIGMTLTAATQPVMAALMKPLLDGSFVEHNLATITWIPAVLVGLYLVRGIASYIAAYFMAYVGTHVVMDLRGRMFDRLLHMPVRFFDNSSSGELLAKLTYNVEQVAGASTSSFTILIRDSITALGLLLWVFYLSWKLSLIFLVLFPIIAGITAAVTKIFRRLSHGIQDVVGEVTHVSEEMIEGQRVVKLFGGAAYEQARFDDVNRRSRLLRLRSTATEAASLPLMEFIASIGIAFIIYLATSGTLLQTMSVGSFVSFVTAVLMLMEPLRRLAQINPTLQRGIAAGETIFELLDAEPERDQGKQRLERAEGRIEYRDVEFCYDPAKGKVLQSINLNIEPGETVALVGRSGSGKSTLINLLPRFYELERGDILIDGVSIADLALDSLRRQFTYVGQQVTLFNDTIANNIAYGEQGGATREEIIAAARAAHAWEFIEKLPQGLDTLVGENGVLLSGGQRQRLAIARALLKNAPILILDEATSALDTESERHIQAALETLVRGRTTLVIAHRLSTIESADRIVVMHQGRIVEIGSHAELTARDGVYARLQRMQFQDKPLAVADGS; the protein is encoded by the coding sequence ATGTCCGCTCCAGCGTCAGCGAATGGGTTCGGCGTCTATCGCCGTCTGCTCACCGAGTCCCTGCGTTATTGGCCTTATCTGCTGCTGGCGATCATCGGCATGACGCTGACCGCGGCTACGCAGCCGGTGATGGCCGCATTGATGAAGCCGCTGCTGGACGGCAGCTTCGTGGAGCACAATCTGGCGACCATCACCTGGATTCCCGCGGTGCTGGTCGGTCTGTATCTGGTGCGCGGCATCGCCAGCTACATCGCCGCCTATTTCATGGCCTACGTTGGCACGCATGTGGTCATGGACCTGCGCGGGCGCATGTTCGACCGCCTGCTGCACATGCCGGTGCGGTTCTTCGATAATTCGTCGTCCGGCGAGCTGCTGGCCAAGTTGACCTACAACGTCGAACAGGTCGCCGGTGCATCGACCAGCAGTTTCACCATTCTGATCCGCGACAGCATCACCGCGTTGGGTCTGCTGCTCTGGGTGTTCTACCTCAGCTGGAAACTCAGCCTGATTTTCCTGGTGCTCTTCCCGATCATCGCCGGTATCACCGCCGCGGTAACCAAAATTTTTCGCCGCTTGAGTCACGGCATTCAGGATGTGGTTGGCGAGGTGACACATGTTTCGGAGGAGATGATCGAAGGGCAGCGCGTGGTCAAGCTGTTCGGCGGCGCGGCGTACGAGCAGGCCCGCTTTGACGATGTCAATCGCAGAAGCCGACTTTTGCGCCTGCGTTCGACCGCCACCGAAGCGGCCAGCCTGCCGCTCATGGAGTTCATCGCCTCCATCGGTATTGCTTTCATCATCTATCTGGCGACGTCCGGTACGCTGCTGCAGACGATGAGTGTCGGCAGCTTCGTATCTTTTGTCACCGCCGTGTTGATGCTGATGGAGCCGCTGCGCCGACTGGCGCAGATCAACCCCACGCTACAGCGCGGCATTGCCGCCGGTGAGACGATTTTCGAACTGCTCGACGCCGAGCCGGAACGGGATCAGGGAAAGCAGCGTCTGGAGCGCGCCGAAGGGCGCATCGAGTACCGCGACGTCGAGTTCTGTTACGACCCGGCCAAGGGCAAAGTGCTGCAGAGCATCAACCTGAACATCGAGCCGGGCGAGACGGTCGCGCTGGTCGGCCGCTCCGGCAGCGGCAAGAGTACGCTGATCAACCTGCTCCCGCGCTTTTATGAACTCGAACGCGGCGACATCCTGATCGACGGCGTGTCGATCGCAGACCTCGCGCTGGACAGCCTGCGCCGCCAGTTCACCTACGTCGGTCAGCAGGTCACGCTATTCAACGACACCATCGCCAACAATATTGCCTACGGCGAGCAGGGTGGCGCGACGCGCGAGGAAATCATCGCGGCAGCACGCGCGGCACATGCCTGGGAGTTCATCGAAAAACTGCCGCAGGGGCTGGACACGCTGGTCGGCGAGAACGGCGTGCTGCTCTCCGGCGGTCAGCGCCAGCGTCTGGCCATCGCCCGCGCGCTGCTCAAGAATGCGCCGATTCTGATTCTTGACGAAGCCACCTCGGCGCTGGACACCGAATCCGAGCGTCACATCCAGGCCGCGCTGGAAACGCTGGTGCGCGGGCGCACCACGCTGGTCATCGCCCACCGCCTGTCGACCATCGAAAGCGCGGATCGTATCGTGGTCATGCACCAGGGGCGTATTGTCGAGATCGGCTCCCATGCCGAACTGACGGCGCGCGACGGGGTCTACGCGCGTCTGCAACGCATGCAGTTTCAAGACAAGCCGCTGGCGGTCGCCGATGGGTCGTGA
- a CDS encoding glycosyltransferase N-terminal domain-containing protein, with amino-acid sequence MGRDPQGYGSGWWAALSADRRDRRAGAAARANARRGYLLAPKGEGKVIWFKAGGTAESVLLACELLGALREKRLDVRLALTFERDDADIIEPRVRGLRKIGLGYGPGDRPAAVARVMERLSPFGLILVDTAPRPNLLKAASAAGTHVVAFNTAPGAVAVEAAYPVDAAQASAWIDAGLADAVAEPVDPLALFVEAQADTTLHSLVAAGQDDLKLWWWHGPDTERADFVRRWRASTLAADSVLFVSGDAFNVAVADLRISAWDRSALPPGRVVALDDSRWTAAVASAVDAGYLGTPQRRVYWQALAGNSAFCVAPTHPLADAPLPVAADADAVLRDWSMLREAPAAARQRGDAGRRRFWDERRHAKQVMDEFLQRAFDW; translated from the coding sequence ATGGGTCGTGATCCGCAGGGTTATGGCAGCGGTTGGTGGGCGGCGCTGAGTGCCGACAGACGCGATCGCCGCGCGGGCGCTGCGGCCCGCGCCAATGCACGCCGGGGCTATCTGCTGGCGCCCAAGGGGGAGGGCAAGGTGATCTGGTTCAAGGCCGGCGGCACAGCCGAGTCCGTGCTGCTCGCCTGCGAACTGCTCGGCGCATTGCGCGAAAAACGTCTCGACGTGCGTCTGGCGCTGACCTTCGAACGCGACGATGCCGACATCATCGAACCGCGCGTGCGCGGTCTGCGCAAGATCGGCCTGGGGTACGGACCGGGCGACCGGCCGGCGGCGGTGGCGCGCGTTATGGAGCGGCTGTCTCCCTTTGGCCTGATCCTGGTCGACACCGCACCGCGACCGAACCTGCTCAAGGCGGCGAGCGCCGCAGGCACGCATGTCGTCGCCTTCAATACCGCGCCCGGCGCAGTTGCCGTAGAGGCGGCTTATCCGGTCGACGCGGCCCAGGCATCCGCCTGGATCGATGCAGGGCTGGCCGATGCAGTGGCCGAACCGGTCGATCCGCTGGCGCTGTTCGTCGAGGCTCAGGCCGACACCACGTTACACAGTCTCGTCGCCGCCGGGCAGGACGACCTCAAGCTCTGGTGGTGGCACGGACCGGACACTGAACGCGCCGATTTCGTGCGCCGCTGGCGCGCCAGCACGCTTGCCGCCGACAGCGTGTTATTCGTCTCCGGCGATGCCTTCAACGTCGCGGTTGCCGACCTGCGCATCAGTGCCTGGGATCGCAGCGCGCTGCCGCCGGGCCGCGTGGTCGCGCTGGACGATTCGCGCTGGACAGCCGCCGTCGCCAGCGCCGTCGATGCCGGATATCTGGGCACCCCGCAGCGGCGCGTGTACTGGCAGGCACTGGCTGGCAACAGTGCGTTCTGCGTCGCGCCGACGCATCCGCTGGCTGACGCTCCGCTGCCGGTCGCGGCCGATGCGGACGCGGTCTTGCGCGATTGGTCGATGCTGCGCGAAGCGCCCGCTGCGGCGCGCCAGCGCGGCGACGCCGGCCGTCGCCGTTTCTGGGACGAACGGCGCCACGCCAAGCAAGTGATGGACGAATTCCTGCAGCGTGCTTTCGACTGGTAG
- the lpxK gene encoding tetraacyldisaccharide 4'-kinase → MSLEQRVQQLWSRCGPVSTLLLPLSALYCAVVRRRRHAFLAAPPPALPVPVVVVGNITVGGTGKTPMTIALCEWLRGQGWRPGVVSRGYGGSGAREPKSVQAQSRASEVGDEPLLIALRAQVPGCVCADRMAAAQALLDAQACDILIADDGLQHYRLPRDVEIAMLDGRRRLGNGRCLPAGPLREPAIRLQAVDFVIVTEGQPGAGEYGMALRLDAAWALREPTRRQPLSSFAAQPAVHAVAGIGHPERFFAALEAAGLAIVRHAFPDHHGFDADDLAFGDDAPVLMTEKDAVKCLDFAPAACWAVPATADLPPDFTDALAARLRTHHG, encoded by the coding sequence ATGTCGCTTGAACAACGCGTGCAGCAACTGTGGTCGCGCTGCGGGCCGGTATCCACGTTGCTGCTGCCCCTGTCCGCGCTCTATTGCGCCGTGGTCCGGCGCCGTCGCCATGCATTCCTCGCCGCACCGCCGCCAGCGCTGCCGGTGCCGGTCGTCGTGGTCGGCAATATCACCGTTGGCGGCACCGGCAAGACACCGATGACCATCGCACTGTGCGAGTGGCTGCGCGGGCAGGGCTGGCGGCCGGGCGTGGTGAGTCGCGGGTACGGCGGCAGTGGCGCGCGTGAGCCAAAAAGCGTACAGGCGCAAAGTCGCGCGAGCGAGGTCGGTGATGAGCCGCTGTTGATCGCGCTACGCGCGCAGGTGCCGGGGTGTGTGTGCGCCGATCGCATGGCCGCGGCGCAGGCGTTGCTGGATGCGCAAGCCTGCGACATCCTGATTGCCGACGATGGCTTGCAGCACTATCGTCTGCCACGCGATGTCGAGATTGCCATGCTCGACGGTCGGCGGCGCCTCGGCAATGGCCGCTGCCTGCCCGCCGGGCCGCTGCGTGAGCCGGCGATCCGCTTGCAGGCGGTCGATTTTGTGATTGTCACCGAGGGTCAGCCCGGCGCGGGCGAATACGGCATGGCCTTGCGTCTGGACGCTGCGTGGGCGCTGCGTGAGCCGACGCGGCGCCAGCCGCTGAGCTCATTCGCAGCGCAACCGGCGGTGCATGCGGTGGCCGGCATCGGCCACCCCGAGCGCTTCTTCGCGGCGTTGGAGGCCGCCGGATTGGCCATCGTTCGACATGCTTTTCCAGATCACCACGGCTTCGATGCCGACGATCTTGCCTTCGGCGATGACGCGCCGGTGCTCATGACTGAGAAGGATGCCGTAAAATGCCTGGACTTCGCGCCGGCCGCCTGCTGGGCGGTGCCGGCAACCGCTGATCTGCCGCCCGACTTTACGGACGCGCTCGCCGCACGCTTGAGGACGCACCATGGATAG
- a CDS encoding Trm112 family protein, whose translation MDRKLLDILVCPVTKGPLIYNKANQELISRSARLAYPIRDGIPVMLEEEARPLTQEEVEAL comes from the coding sequence ATGGATAGAAAACTGCTCGACATTCTCGTCTGCCCGGTCACCAAGGGTCCACTCATTTACAACAAGGCGAATCAGGAATTGATTTCCAGATCGGCGCGGCTGGCCTACCCGATCCGCGACGGCATTCCGGTGATGCTGGAAGAAGAAGCGCGTCCGCTGACCCAGGAGGAGGTCGAAGCGCTGTGA
- the kdsB gene encoding 3-deoxy-manno-octulosonate cytidylyltransferase, whose protein sequence is MSFRVVIPARYASTRLPGKPLQPLAGRPMIAHVFERACAAGADEVLVATDDPRIAEACATFGASVAMTSATHRSGSERLAEVVTQRGWPDDAVVVNLQGDEPLTPPAVIRQVAEDLLAFPEASVSTLCAPLHSAAQLNDPHTVKVVRDAAGYALYFSRAPIPWERDALGAETRESPIGWRHIGLYAYRAGYLRRYVELPPCALEELEKLEQLRVLWHGARIHVAEAVEVPGHGVDTPDDLALVEALLAQRAHG, encoded by the coding sequence GTGAGCTTCCGTGTCGTCATTCCGGCGCGCTACGCCTCGACGCGCTTGCCCGGCAAGCCGCTGCAGCCGTTGGCCGGGCGGCCGATGATCGCGCACGTATTCGAGCGCGCTTGCGCGGCGGGGGCGGACGAAGTGCTGGTGGCGACTGACGACCCACGCATCGCCGAGGCCTGCGCAACCTTCGGCGCGTCCGTGGCAATGACCTCGGCCACGCACCGCTCAGGCAGTGAACGGCTGGCAGAAGTCGTCACGCAGCGCGGCTGGCCTGACGACGCGGTGGTCGTCAATTTGCAGGGCGACGAGCCGCTTACGCCGCCGGCAGTGATCCGGCAGGTGGCCGAAGACCTGCTCGCGTTTCCCGAAGCGAGCGTATCCACGCTGTGCGCGCCGCTTCACAGCGCCGCGCAGCTCAACGATCCGCATACGGTCAAAGTGGTGCGTGACGCGGCGGGCTACGCACTGTATTTCAGTCGTGCGCCGATCCCCTGGGAACGCGACGCGCTCGGCGCCGAAACGCGCGAAAGCCCTATCGGATGGCGCCATATCGGGCTGTACGCCTATCGCGCCGGCTATCTGCGCCGTTATGTCGAACTGCCCCCCTGCGCGCTGGAAGAGCTTGAAAAGCTGGAGCAATTGCGCGTGCTCTGGCATGGGGCACGGATCCATGTCGCCGAAGCCGTCGAGGTGCCGGGCCACGGCGTGGACACGCCGGACGACCTCGCGCTGGTCGAAGCGCTGCTCGCGCAACGCGCACACGGCTGA
- a CDS encoding MOSC domain-containing protein, producing the protein MNAPRVYAVAAHPAHDFSKPPQREIRLLEGLGVEGDAHCGATVQHRSHARRDPGKSNLRQVHLIHHELFAELAAQGFTVAPGAIGENVTTESLDLLDLPVGTELTLGPTAVVRLTGLRNPCRLLDQFQPGLMAALLERDAHGDVWRKSGVMGVVIASGTVRPGDPIDVRLPAVPRRRLEPV; encoded by the coding sequence ATGAATGCACCCCGCGTATACGCTGTTGCGGCCCATCCTGCGCACGATTTCTCCAAACCGCCGCAGCGCGAAATCCGTCTGCTCGAAGGTCTGGGCGTGGAGGGCGACGCGCATTGCGGCGCCACTGTCCAGCACCGCTCGCATGCCCGGCGCGACCCCGGCAAGTCCAATTTGCGTCAGGTGCATCTGATCCACCACGAACTGTTCGCGGAACTGGCTGCACAGGGGTTCACTGTGGCGCCCGGCGCAATCGGCGAAAACGTCACCACCGAAAGTCTGGACCTGCTTGATCTGCCGGTCGGGACGGAGCTGACACTGGGCCCGACCGCCGTCGTGAGGCTGACCGGCCTGCGCAACCCGTGCCGACTGCTGGACCAGTTCCAACCGGGGCTGATGGCCGCCTTGCTGGAGCGCGATGCGCACGGCGACGTGTGGCGCAAATCCGGCGTAATGGGCGTGGTGATCGCGAGCGGCACCGTGCGTCCCGGCGATCCGATCGATGTCCGTCTGCCGGCAGTGCCTCGGCGGCGGCTCGAACCTGTTTAA
- a CDS encoding alpha/beta fold hydrolase, producing the protein MTHTDRLLDTPHGRFAVRDYGGTGRDLLLVHGTGHNLEVWTPVAQRLSADFHVLAFDLRGHGLTEVDSTDAERYWRDIGDVAAALQLDCPVLVGHSTGAYAVTAHAAAGGACAGLVLLDGFVLDARMTAEQAAAWRLDREKPWSLYRYGWLTDEATMNVYIAQQCAQRDGPHAGVPPALIKAYLRRAFSRQSEGYVRRPTLDDLEAVCRNDPTAAIYPAREIYAQVRVPTVFVLAGAGPYAARRAQIEALAEQVGEGWFTPIEAGHNLHMQAPEEVAACVQAHVSVMSA; encoded by the coding sequence ATGACGCACACGGATCGTCTGCTCGACACGCCACATGGACGCTTCGCCGTGCGCGATTATGGCGGCACGGGGCGCGACCTTCTGCTGGTGCACGGGACAGGCCATAACCTCGAAGTGTGGACGCCTGTCGCGCAACGGCTGAGCGCGGATTTTCATGTGCTTGCCTTCGATTTGCGTGGCCATGGCCTGACGGAGGTCGACTCGACCGATGCGGAGCGCTACTGGCGCGACATCGGCGACGTTGCCGCCGCCCTGCAACTCGATTGTCCCGTCTTGGTAGGCCACTCGACCGGCGCCTATGCCGTCACCGCCCATGCGGCCGCTGGCGGTGCCTGTGCCGGTCTCGTGCTGCTCGACGGTTTCGTACTCGACGCCCGCATGACGGCGGAGCAGGCTGCCGCCTGGCGGCTCGACCGCGAAAAGCCGTGGTCGCTCTATCGGTACGGCTGGCTGACAGATGAAGCCACCATGAACGTCTATATCGCACAGCAGTGCGCACAGAGGGACGGACCCCATGCCGGAGTACCACCGGCGTTGATCAAGGCGTACCTGCGGCGGGCATTCAGCCGGCAGTCAGAGGGCTATGTGCGCCGCCCGACCCTGGACGACCTCGAAGCCGTCTGCCGCAATGACCCCACCGCAGCGATCTATCCGGCGCGGGAAATCTATGCGCAAGTGCGCGTGCCGACGGTGTTCGTACTGGCCGGTGCCGGACCCTATGCGGCGCGTCGTGCGCAGATCGAAGCGCTTGCCGAGCAGGTAGGAGAGGGCTGGTTTACGCCGATTGAAGCAGGCCATAACCTGCACATGCAGGCACCCGAAGAAGTTGCTGCTTGTGTGCAGGCGCACGTTTCGGTGATGAGCGCGTAA
- a CDS encoding RluA family pseudouridine synthase, which translates to MRFVDIDETHAGQRLDNFLLGELKGVTRSLVYRIVRKGEVRVNKGRAKPTYRLVAGDRVRIPPLRLASPATGAKSVVPASMATALDTAVLYEDAELLVLDKPAGLAVHGGSGLRFGVIESLRELRPHTPFLELAHRLDRETSGVLVLAKSRGILVQLHALLREGGMHKEYLALLVGAWRGGSRTVDAPLARSARRGNERLVEVSEEQGAAAVSRFRPVRRWREHTLVAVDIGTGRTHQIRVHAASLGYPVVGDAKYGDFAANRGARDRGLKRQFLHAASLAFQVPDSGRKFRFEAPLPEDLQAYLDRLG; encoded by the coding sequence GTGCGTTTCGTCGATATCGACGAAACGCACGCCGGACAGCGTCTCGACAATTTTTTGCTGGGCGAACTCAAGGGTGTCACGCGCAGTCTCGTCTATCGCATCGTGCGCAAGGGCGAGGTGCGGGTGAATAAGGGGCGGGCTAAGCCGACGTATCGGCTCGTCGCGGGCGACCGGGTTCGCATTCCGCCGCTGCGTCTTGCGTCGCCGGCGACGGGGGCGAAGTCCGTTGTACCGGCATCCATGGCGACGGCCCTGGATACCGCCGTATTGTATGAGGACGCGGAGCTGCTGGTTCTCGACAAACCCGCCGGGCTGGCCGTGCATGGCGGAAGTGGTCTGCGCTTCGGGGTGATTGAGTCGCTGCGCGAGTTGCGACCGCATACGCCGTTTCTGGAGCTTGCCCATCGGCTGGATCGCGAGACCAGCGGCGTGCTGGTGCTGGCAAAATCCCGGGGGATACTCGTGCAGTTGCATGCCCTGTTGCGCGAGGGGGGTATGCACAAGGAGTATCTCGCGCTGCTGGTCGGGGCTTGGCGGGGGGGCAGTCGCACGGTCGATGCGCCGCTTGCGCGCAGCGCACGACGTGGCAACGAGCGCCTTGTTGAAGTCAGCGAGGAGCAGGGTGCCGCCGCCGTCAGCCGGTTCCGGCCAGTGCGCCGCTGGCGGGAGCATACCCTGGTCGCCGTGGATATCGGCACCGGGCGCACGCATCAGATTCGGGTGCATGCGGCAAGCCTCGGCTACCCTGTCGTCGGCGATGCGAAGTACGGTGATTTTGCGGCCAATCGCGGTGCGCGAGACAGGGGACTCAAACGGCAATTTCTGCATGCGGCGTCGCTGGCGTTTCAGGTGCCGGATTCGGGGCGCAAGTTCCGTTTCGAGGCACCGTTGCCGGAGGACTTGCAGGCGTACCTGGACCGATTGGGATGA
- a CDS encoding HAD family hydrolase — translation MNSYRLLVFDWDGTLMDSEARIVACMRSAAAAVGAAPPSTEAARRIIGLGMREAILALYPAADDDFIERFVRAYRDRFLGADATPQVLFEGVPDMLAALEEAGYLLAVATGKSRAGLDRVLRQTGLTGRFHATRCADEAFSKPHPAMLEDVMERVGAAPPETLMIGDTTFDLEMAHNAGVEAVGVSHGAHEVAALLQWRPRTILDRIDALPAWLRDQDEVPTAV, via the coding sequence ATGAATTCGTATCGTCTACTGGTTTTCGATTGGGACGGTACGCTGATGGATTCCGAGGCGCGCATCGTCGCCTGCATGCGCAGCGCCGCCGCTGCGGTGGGCGCTGCCCCGCCGAGCACGGAAGCGGCACGCAGGATCATCGGACTCGGCATGCGTGAGGCGATTCTGGCGCTCTATCCGGCGGCGGACGATGACTTTATCGAGCGCTTCGTGCGGGCGTACCGTGACCGCTTTCTGGGCGCGGATGCGACGCCACAGGTGCTGTTCGAGGGTGTGCCCGACATGCTGGCGGCGCTGGAAGAGGCCGGTTATCTGCTGGCCGTGGCGACCGGCAAGAGCCGCGCGGGTCTGGATCGGGTGCTGCGGCAGACCGGCTTGACCGGGCGTTTTCACGCAACCCGTTGTGCGGACGAAGCGTTCTCCAAGCCGCATCCGGCGATGCTGGAGGACGTGATGGAGCGCGTCGGCGCCGCCCCCCCGGAAACCCTGATGATCGGTGATACGACCTTCGACCTGGAGATGGCGCACAACGCCGGCGTCGAGGCTGTCGGTGTCAGCCATGGGGCGCATGAGGTTGCGGCGCTGCTGCAGTGGCGACCGCGCACGATCCTGGATCGGATCGATGCGTTGCCCGCGTGGCTACGGGATCAGGATGAGGTGCCGACGGCCGTGTGA